A genomic window from Xyrauchen texanus isolate HMW12.3.18 chromosome 15, RBS_HiC_50CHRs, whole genome shotgun sequence includes:
- the LOC127656072 gene encoding rhomboid-related protein 2-like, with the protein MDNDVEAQDTFPVQRDEEGENQGAQKRRGQRVEKFHKKVSRWMLPEELHETYLERANCCPPPIFIILISLAELGVFIYYAVWKPQKQWITLGTGIWESPLTYKPELRKEAWRFVSYMFLHAGVEHIMGNLLMQVLLGIPLELVHKGFEVGMVYMAGVLAGSLASSIFDPLSALVGASGGVYALMGGYFMNAVVNFREMFLPLGIFRIVVILLIVGTDVGFAIYRRFIVHDTAMKVSFVAHIGGGIAGMTIGYVFFTNYNKELLKDPRFWMCIVGYIVFFLFAVIFNIFLSTAPA; encoded by the exons ATGGACAATGACGTCGAAGCGCAAGATACTTTTCCAGTGCAAAGGGATGAAGAAGGTGAGAATCAAGGAGCGCAAAAGAGAAGGGGTCAGAGGGTAGAGAAGTTTCACAAGAAAGTTTCTAGATGGATGCTTCCAGAGGAGTTACATGAGACTTATTTGGAGCGCGCCAACTGCTGCCCACCACCTATCTTTATCATCCTCATCAGTTTAGCAGAG TTGGGAGTGTTTATCTACTATGCAGTATGGAAGCCCCAGAAGCAGTGGATAACCTTAGGTACGGGAATCTGGGAGAGTCCTCTTACCTATAAGCCTGAACTACGTAAAGAGGCGTGGCGGTTCGTCTCCTACATGTTTTTGCATGCTGG GGTGGAGCACATCATGGGCAACCTGTTGATGCAGGTGCTGCTGGGCATTCCCCTGGAACTTGTGCATAAGGGGTTTGAAGTGGGCATGGTCTATATGGCTGGGGTCCTTGCAG GTTCCCTCGCCAGCTCCATCTTTGATCCTCTCAGTGCACTTGTGGGGGCCTCAGGTGGTGTCTATGCCCTCATGGGTGGTTACTTCATGAATGCCGTGGTG AATTTCAGGGAGATGTTTCTACCTCTGGGAATATTTCGGATCGTAGTAATCCTTCTCATTG TTGGGACAGATGTAGGCTTTGCTATTTACAGAAGATTTATTGTCCATGACACTGCCATGAAG GTGTCTTTTGTGGCCCACATTGGCGGTGGTATAGCAGGCATGACCATTGGTTATGTGTTTTTCACCAACTACAATAAAGAGCTCTTGAAGGACCCACGCTTCTGGATGTGCATTGTTGGATACATTGTCTTCTTCTTGTTTGCTGTCATTTTCAACATCTTCTTGTCCACAGCACCTGCTTGA
- the LOC127656327 gene encoding akirin-1-like — protein sequence MACGATLKRSMEFEALLSPQSPKRRRCNPLPGTPTTPSPQRCSLRPPTENPTHSMSPQSMGGEQRLTPEQIFQNIRQEYSRYQRRRQLEGAFNQTEPCSSNDVQSSSPALTSPSSPTGSSSLKKDQPLFTLRQVGYLCERLIKDHEEKIREEYEQILNTKLAEQYESFVKFTQDQIMRRYGARPASYVS from the exons ATGGCTTGTGGTGCGACGTTGAAACGATCTATGGAGTTTGAGGCCCTTCTCAGCCCGCAGTCCCCTAAGCGGAGAAGGTGCAATCCTCTACCGGGAACTCCGACTACTCCTTCCCCGCAGAGGTGCAGCCTTCGCCCGCCAACAGAGAACCCGACACACTCGATGTCGCCCCAGTCCATGGGAGGAGAACAAAGGCTAACCCCAG AGCAGATCTTCCAGAACATTCGTCAGGAGTACAGCCGGTATCAGAGGCGACGACAGTTGGAAGGAGCCTTCAACCAGACTGAGCCCTGCAGCTCCAATGATGTCCAGAGCTCCAGCCCTGCCCTTACCTCACCCAGCTCCCCCACAG GTTCCTCATCATTGAAGAAGGATCAGCCATTGTTCACACTGAGGCAGGTTGGCTATTTGTGTGAGCGCCTTATCAAAGATCATGAGGAGAAGATCCGTGAAGAGTACGAACAGATACTGAACACAAAGCTTGCAG AACAATACGAGTCCTTTGTGAAATTCACACAGGACCAGATTATGCGAAGATATGGCGCCAGGCCTGCAAGCT ATGTGTCTTGA
- the LOC127656338 gene encoding cannabinoid receptor 2-like, translated as MGSQTEQDQEATTVLHLNECTTNVSTAGENIYNSLKCYMVLTDTEKKAIGSICFLAGPVTFLENILVLGVIASSATLRRRPSYLFISSLALADTFASCFFTACFLDFHLYSKSDSSNIYLFKLGGVTMAFTGSVGSLLLTALDRYLCIYQASNYKVLLTCTRAKLAIVLLWCTTILISFLPLMGWRCTTLFDPPCSHLFPYVDHHYQAFWTGLQLVVLFLITVAYVLILWKAHQHEAVMGGPKMGRQSLRGQARMRMDIQLARTFSLILLILAVCWLPVLSFMMADVSVNLKIQQQRMFAFCSTLCLVNSCVNPLLYALRCRELRGELLALLECFKGGRDRTLGKTPVIQQGDENGHKDHTLGDSSQETISERVDRQLKVYNLH; from the exons ACAGAGCAAGATCAAGAAGCAACTACTGTGcttcatttaaatgaatgtacAACAAACGTTTCAACTGCAG GTGAAAACATATACAACAGCCTGAAGTGCTACATGGTGCTGACCGACACAGAGAAGAAAGCTATTGGCTCAATCTGCTTCCTGGCTGGCCCTGTGACTTTCCTGGAGAACATTCTGGTGCTGGGGGTCATAGCCAGCTCTGCCACCCTGCGCAGACGCCCATCATACCTGTTCATCAGCAGCCTGGCACTGGCTGACACATTTGccagctgtttcttcaccgccTGTTTTCTAGACTTCCATCTTTATAGTAAAAGTGATAGCTCTAATATATATCTCTTCAAGCTGGGTGGTGTCACAATGGCATTCACAGGCTCTGTAGGAAGCTTGTTGCTGACAGCGCTAGACCGCTATCTCTGCATCTACCAAGCTTCTAATTACAAGGTGCTACTAACATGCACTAGAGCCAAGCTGGCTATTGTTTTACTATGGTGTACAACCATTCTAATCTCCTTTCTCCCTCTAATGGGTTGGAGGTGCACAACCTTGTTTGATCCTCCTTGCTCCCATCTTTTCCCCTATGTGGATCATCACTACCAGGCATTCTGGACGGGCCTGCAACTTGTGGTGCTCTTCCTCATCACTGTTGCTTATGTCCTCATTCTGTGGAAGGCACACCAGCATGAAGCAGTAATGGGTGGACCAAAAATGGGGAGGCAGAGTCTTAGAGGACAAGCACGAATGCGCATGGACATCCAGCTTGCACGCACCTTCAGTCTGATCCTCCTGATCCTTGCAGTGTGTTGGCTGCCAGTCCTTTCCTTTATGATGGCAGATGTCTCTGTGAACCTTAAAATACAACAACAGAGAATGTTTGCTTTCTGTAGCACACTCTGCCTGGTGAACTCATGTGTAAACCCACTCCTGTACGCCCTGCGTTGCCGAGAGCTGAGGGGAGAACTTTTAGCATTGCTGGAATGTTTCAAAGGAGGGAGGGATCGTACTTTGGGAAAAACTCCTGTCATTCAGCAAGGAGATGAAAATGGTCACAAGGATCATACACTTGGAGACAGTAGCCAAGAAACTATTTCTGAGAGGGTAGACAGGCAGCTAAAAGTGTATAATTTACATTAA